A single genomic interval of Flavobacterium sp. N2820 harbors:
- a CDS encoding succinate dehydrogenase cytochrome b subunit → MAKSALLKSSIAKKYWMALTGLFLCLFLAGHLAGNLQLLVPNNALNFNQYALFMTTNPAVKLLSYLTYISILFHAIDGILLTIQNKKARPIGYAKTNPSANTSFASRNMAVLGTVILVFIATHMVNFWAKMHFDKNMPLMTKTIDVQGQKQVFYVGTQVGQYFPFDQVAKEGEKEEQGMMPKQFVIKNKTELHFKQADVKTADLYKDLYKLTLDFFKDAKYGLLFTIGYVLAMLALAFHLWHGFQSAFQSLGANSSKLTPVIKFFGKAFAIVVPLLFAIIPVILHFKK, encoded by the coding sequence ATGGCAAAATCAGCACTTTTAAAGTCATCTATTGCAAAGAAATATTGGATGGCTCTTACAGGTTTATTTTTATGCTTGTTTTTGGCGGGTCATTTAGCAGGAAATCTTCAATTGCTTGTTCCAAACAACGCATTGAATTTTAATCAGTATGCATTGTTTATGACTACCAATCCAGCGGTAAAATTACTTTCTTATTTAACGTACATTTCAATTTTATTCCACGCTATTGATGGAATATTATTAACAATCCAAAACAAAAAAGCTAGACCAATAGGTTATGCAAAAACAAATCCATCAGCAAATACAAGTTTTGCTTCAAGAAACATGGCTGTTTTAGGAACCGTTATTTTAGTTTTCATTGCTACGCATATGGTGAATTTTTGGGCAAAAATGCATTTTGACAAAAACATGCCATTAATGACAAAAACTATTGATGTACAAGGTCAAAAACAAGTTTTTTATGTTGGAACTCAGGTTGGACAGTATTTTCCATTTGATCAAGTAGCTAAAGAAGGTGAAAAAGAGGAACAAGGAATGATGCCAAAGCAGTTTGTTATTAAAAACAAAACAGAATTACACTTCAAACAAGCAGATGTTAAAACAGCAGATTTGTACAAAGATTTATACAAACTAACATTAGATTTTTTTAAAGATGCTAAATACGGTTTATTGTTTACAATTGGGTATGTTTTAGCAATGTTAGCTTTAGCGTTTCACTTATGGCATGGTTTTCAAAGTGCCTTTCAATCATTAGGAGCTAATAGTTCAAAATTAACTCCGGTAATCAAGTTTTTCGGAAAAGCATTTGCAATCGTAGTTCCACTATTATTTGCAATTATTCCAGTTATCTTACACTTTAAAAAATAA